A segment of the Gossypium hirsutum isolate 1008001.06 chromosome D10, Gossypium_hirsutum_v2.1, whole genome shotgun sequence genome:
cccgtgcaaccttagcaatcaattcagtgaaaatgggctcacatgcccatgtgggcccacacactcgtgtggcccacttggcccaaattggccttggtcgCGTGGTCCATTTTTAATATAACACGTGCTAGCTAaaaattcatatatgttttcactatttacttatgtgttccTTCCAAactatctacttgagtcactgttactaaattatttatatcttatgCTACAGAATTTCAacttaagatccgcttgatgtatttgaaactagactcaaatatctttctaccataaaattttcagaattttggttCAGCTAATAAGTACAATAAAATCTTAAAACTtacccttgttctgctgtctgacaacttcgacctttctttgttaaaaattaattatctcttagtacaaaatttggataatgtttccatttgtttctattgaaaatagaaccattaataatttaaacatgtaaattttaacccataattatttttctccaatttttgatgattttccaaagtcagaacaggggaacccgaattcattctgacattgtctcacaaagtttattatatctcacgatttacaattccattacttacaccattacttctatgagaaactagactcaataagctttaatttcatatttttttcatcctctaattctattttcacaatttatggagatttttcaaatttagcctactgctgctgtccaaacagcaagcaatttctccgaatcttattttattattttcatcaatATCTATacaagtaaagaaaaataaagaaatgacgTGTTTTGAAAGATTTTAATACATATTTGCAGCATTTTTGgtccaaacgccgctaatgctcgatctatagtggcgtttttcaacaagcgccgctaattctcgatctattgcggcgttttttaaaaaagcgccgctaatgccactatcaacttttttgcggcgttttttgaaaagcgacattaatgctcgatctatagcagTGTTTTTCTacaagcgccgctaattctcaaTCTATTGCAACGTTTtttaaaaagcaccgctaatgccactaaagctcaaaACATCGTTTTGCTCAACTTTTTTGCGGCATTTTCTGAAAAGTGCCACTAGGGCTTGATCGATAGCAGCAATTTTtacaaaagcgccactaatgcttgaTCTATAGtagcgtttttcaaaaagcaccgctaatgctcaaCCTATAGCGACGTTTATTTCAGAAACGCCGCTAATGCAtgaccttttgcggcgttttcataCTAGTGCCACTAATGTacaacttttgcggcgtttttggttCAAGCTCCGTTATAAacaccgctaaaaacctgttttccTGTAGAGAATCTACTCAATCTTAGGGGATCCAATGCTCAATGACCCATTGGAAGAGAACATTGCCAACATGTACAAGACAGATAGGAGCCAATACGAGAAAGTTGCTCGGAACTGGAAGCAGAAGTATGCTATGGTAATCTAAAAtgttatatttacaaaaatgaagtttatgttataattgtgtGGGTCAAGCAGGATAAAGAcaacctaattttgactttttttaaaaaaaaatttaaaactcaaaactgaaataaaataaaacaaattataaatttaaacacATTTTCAGTGCTTCCTTCGATGAAGCTAAAGGCGATCTAGCTAGgactttcttttctcttttatttaaataaaaaaattgtttttttgggGTTTTAGGGTCCTGTTTATAAAACAATCTCGAAGGAGCTTAAGGGTCTCAAGAAATCTCCTCCTAGCTATGGCAGCGTAGGTTTGATTTTTACACTCTCGATGTTTATTTGTTGTGGTTTTTTTCTCAAAATCctttttcatttgttttcatATGAAACTCCTTTTTGGGGGTCTTATTGATTGCCATACATATCCATTTGTTGTTAAGTTGGTAGGTAGTCATTCCAATTATGGTTTTGCATGTAAGAACTCATCATCGTACCATTATTTCTATTAAATGTGGTGAGATTCTTTAGGAGTGCAATATGTTATATTTTGTCAAGGCAAATGGGAAAAAGGGTTGGTTGGTATGTGTACGATCAGTCGTAGATTGGGTATTCCATCTAACATTTGTTTTACCTCATTTTTATTAATGATGGAATAAGGTCCAGTTGATGGAGACATGTTTCATTGGCAAGCAACTCTCTTGGATCTTCGAGACAATCCATATTCTGGTGGAGTGTTTGAAGTTGACATTCATTTCCCTCCCCAATATCCATTTGAACCACCCAAGGTGCAAATAATAGGGTGAAGTTAATTCATGATTTTCTAACCTTATAGCATGCTTGTTTAGCTGCTAATTAATGACCACCAACTTTACCTTTTACTTTTGTTCACCTAACCtcttttttacttcttttatatTCTCTTTTGATTTTTTCCTCTTCCATTTAGGTTGTGTTCAGGACAAAGATCTTTCATCCTAATATTGATGGGAATGGTAGCGTTGGCCTTGATATTTTGAAGGATCGGTGGAGCACCAACCTCACCATTTCCCAAGTTATTTGCTCATAGTCCTAACTGCCTTGAAGAAAAATGCATActttaatttgaacatatgttATTATTTAGGTCATCTATCGACCATGTAccctttaaaatgaaataaatagcaAGCCCTTTAAGTATTGCATCATGGGTCATTGTTATTTTGAATCAGGTCACCAtggttaagaatttttttttatatattgtaaCTATTGCTTTGCTGGGTTTGCTAGTATTAGAGGTGGAGATGTTTTCTAATATTTGTTTGGATTCTAGGTTTTGCACTCAATTTGCTCACTCTTAAAGAATCCAAATCCCGATGCCCCATTGGTGCCGAAGATTGCCCACATGTACAAGACCAATCGTAGCGAGTACGATACAACTACACGGAGCTGGACCGAGAAGTATGCTAAGGGTTAATGTGCTGCTACGCATGCAATAGGAACGCTTCATTCTATctggcttttatttttaaattattgtattaaTAAACGAAACAATGTTGCCATCTAAATGGACAATGAAATTAGTCTATGTTGAAAAGAACCTCTTGTATGCAATCGTTCATTCTGTCATTTTCAATATGCAAAATGAAAATTCAGCTGCTATAACTCTGGCTTCAATGTGTAAGCTATGACATGTATCACGGCCAAATCG
Coding sequences within it:
- the LOC107915600 gene encoding ubiquitin-conjugating enzyme E2-17 kDa yields the protein MFHWQATLLDLRDNPYSGGVFEVDIHFPPQYPFEPPKVVFRTKIFHPNIDGNGSVGLDILKDRWSTNLTISQVLHSICSLLKNPNPDAPLVPKIAHMYKTNRSEYDTTTRSWTEKYAKG